In one window of Kitasatospora sp. MMS16-BH015 DNA:
- a CDS encoding acyltransferase, producing the protein MHTAEAVRLPAAGPTAGPARPGRRLDSLTGLRMFAAGLIFVYHFANEDTFFGTRESRDTVWQLTYGGVSAVSFFYLLSGFVLAWSARPGERKGRFWWRRFAKIYPSHLATFLLALAFYLWVGGQLRLPVALANLTLTQAWVPNSREYWFGFNGVSWSLSCEAFFYLCFPFALALVRRLSPRGRWGVVLGGNAFVLLLPPVLGWLDLMPAVKPSYPVYMLPATRLVEFTIGVALALLVKEGHWRGPGLTVSSALALVALLWGVHHLPEPMHYAAATIVPYTLLVAAAGRADSRGTRSVFRQRHLVYLGEASFAFYLVHELVMVTGNEVFRHHPPIATVPNLVAVFSVSLVGAFALHEFVEKPCQRLLTRRRGARPAAPGV; encoded by the coding sequence GTGCACACCGCTGAGGCCGTCCGCCTGCCAGCCGCCGGACCGACGGCGGGGCCGGCCCGGCCGGGACGGCGGCTCGATTCGCTGACCGGGCTCCGGATGTTCGCCGCCGGGCTGATCTTCGTCTACCACTTCGCGAACGAGGACACCTTCTTCGGCACCCGGGAGAGCCGGGACACGGTCTGGCAGCTCACCTACGGCGGGGTCTCGGCCGTCTCGTTCTTCTACCTGCTCTCCGGCTTCGTGCTCGCCTGGTCGGCCCGGCCGGGCGAGCGCAAGGGCCGGTTCTGGTGGCGGCGGTTCGCCAAGATATACCCGAGCCACCTGGCCACCTTCCTGCTCGCGCTGGCCTTCTACCTCTGGGTGGGCGGGCAGCTGCGGCTGCCGGTGGCCCTCGCCAACCTGACGCTCACCCAGGCCTGGGTGCCGAACTCCCGCGAGTACTGGTTCGGCTTCAACGGGGTCTCCTGGTCGCTCAGCTGCGAGGCGTTCTTCTACCTCTGCTTCCCGTTCGCCCTCGCGCTGGTCCGCCGGCTCTCGCCCCGGGGCCGCTGGGGCGTGGTGCTGGGCGGCAACGCCTTCGTCCTGCTCCTCCCGCCGGTGCTGGGGTGGCTCGACCTGATGCCGGCGGTCAAGCCCAGCTACCCCGTCTACATGCTCCCGGCCACCCGGCTGGTCGAGTTCACGATCGGCGTGGCGCTGGCCCTGCTGGTCAAGGAGGGCCACTGGCGCGGCCCCGGCCTCACGGTCAGCTCCGCCCTCGCGCTGGTCGCCCTGCTCTGGGGCGTGCACCACCTGCCCGAGCCGATGCACTACGCGGCCGCCACGATCGTCCCGTACACGCTGCTGGTCGCCGCCGCCGGGCGGGCCGACTCGCGCGGCACCCGCTCGGTCTTCCGCCAACGCCACCTGGTCTACCTCGGCGAGGCCTCCTTCGCCTTCTACCTGGTGCACGAGCTGGTGATGGTCACCGGCAACGAGGTCTTCCGGCACCACCCGCCGATCGCCACCGTGCCGAACCTGGTCGCGGTCTTCTCGGTCTCCCTGGTCGGGGCCTTCGCGCTGCACGAGTTCGTCGAGAAGCCCTGCCAGCGGCTGCTCACCCGCCGCCGCGGTGCCCGACCGGCGGCCCCGGGCGTGTGA
- a CDS encoding YciI family protein has translation MPRFLSMIRIDESQLPPKDFPADFEQKMGALLEEITKAGVMLDTAGLTPTAQATRITWSEGRLAYTDGPFTETKEVVGGYAIMQCKDKAEALEWTNRFLAIHPAEWTVAAELREIAEG, from the coding sequence ATGCCGCGCTTCCTTTCGATGATCCGGATCGACGAGAGCCAGCTGCCCCCGAAGGACTTCCCCGCCGACTTCGAGCAGAAGATGGGCGCCCTCCTGGAGGAGATCACCAAGGCCGGCGTCATGCTCGACACGGCCGGTCTCACCCCCACCGCCCAGGCCACCCGGATCACCTGGTCCGAGGGCAGGCTCGCCTACACCGACGGCCCCTTCACCGAGACCAAGGAGGTCGTCGGCGGGTACGCCATCATGCAGTGCAAGGACAAGGCCGAGGCCCTGGAGTGGACCAACCGCTTCCTCGCCATCCACCCGGCCGAGTGGACGGTGGCCGCCGAGCTCCGCGAGATCGCCGAAGGCTGA
- a CDS encoding cyclase family protein, whose translation MAPTLLDLTHPVTSGMPVYPGDPEVLLEPALTTATAGVNVLALHLGSQSGTHVDAPYHVDVTWPTLDGLPLSLFTGPAVLADLRGLAPRTAVTPDQLAPALDLLTPGAVLLLATGWARHWGTDHYLAHPYLSPEAAAAIAAAGVRTVGMDALNIDRTPDPGPADPGVAALLADLTDEHDPAAAEPFSLAAHRALLGAPGGAVVAENLTDLTPLLDAQAAGRGVSVSLFPLRLVAADGAPVRAVATLAAD comes from the coding sequence ATGGCGCCGACGCTGCTCGACCTCACGCACCCCGTGACCTCCGGCATGCCCGTCTACCCGGGCGACCCCGAAGTGCTGCTCGAACCCGCCCTCACCACGGCCACCGCCGGGGTCAACGTGCTGGCGCTGCACCTGGGCTCGCAGTCCGGCACCCACGTGGATGCGCCGTACCACGTGGACGTCACCTGGCCGACCCTGGACGGGCTGCCGCTCTCGCTCTTCACCGGGCCGGCCGTGCTCGCCGACCTGCGCGGCCTGGCGCCGCGGACGGCGGTGACCCCCGATCAGCTGGCTCCGGCCCTGGACCTGCTCACCCCGGGGGCGGTGCTGCTGCTCGCCACCGGCTGGGCCCGGCACTGGGGCACCGACCACTACCTCGCCCACCCCTACCTCTCCCCCGAGGCGGCCGCCGCCATCGCGGCGGCGGGCGTGCGCACCGTCGGCATGGACGCCCTCAACATCGACCGCACCCCCGACCCGGGCCCGGCCGACCCCGGGGTGGCGGCCCTGCTGGCCGACCTGACCGACGAACACGACCCGGCCGCCGCCGAGCCGTTCTCGCTGGCCGCCCACCGGGCCCTGCTCGGCGCGCCGGGCGGCGCGGTGGTCGCGGAGAACCTCACCGACCTGACCCCACTGCTCGACGCCCAGGCCGCCGGCCGGGGCGTCTCCGTCTCGCTCTTCCCGCTCCGCCTGGTGGCGGCCGACGGCGCCCCGGTCCGAGCCGTGGCCACCCTCGCGGCCGACTGA
- a CDS encoding MOSC domain-containing protein, whose protein sequence is MGEIIGVVERIWRYPVKSTGGERLDSVEVDPRGLAGDRLYAVRDGEGRFGSGKTTRRFRRMDGLLRLSARLGHRLDAPVLLDPLGSPVADPTAFLRAYLGREDVELAREDAVSHFDQLPVSVLTTATLGWLRSVLPATVIDERRFRPNLLLRTPPGTPPFTEDTWCGHPATTRTGLTLHFLRASERCAMTGAPQPGLPHAPEILRTIATHHDNRLDALAEVTHPGRLSVGDELRLV, encoded by the coding sequence ATGGGAGAGATCATCGGGGTGGTCGAGCGGATCTGGCGCTACCCGGTCAAATCCACCGGCGGCGAACGGCTCGACTCCGTGGAGGTCGACCCGCGCGGCCTGGCCGGCGACCGGCTGTACGCCGTCCGCGACGGCGAGGGCAGGTTCGGCTCCGGCAAGACCACCCGCCGCTTCCGCCGGATGGACGGCCTGCTCCGCCTCTCCGCCCGCCTCGGCCACCGCCTGGACGCCCCCGTCCTGCTCGACCCCCTCGGCAGCCCGGTCGCCGATCCGACCGCCTTCCTCCGCGCCTACCTCGGCCGGGAGGACGTCGAGCTGGCCCGCGAGGACGCCGTCTCCCACTTCGACCAGCTCCCGGTCTCCGTCCTCACCACCGCCACCCTCGGCTGGCTCCGCAGCGTCCTGCCCGCCACCGTCATCGACGAACGCCGCTTCCGCCCCAACCTCCTGCTCCGCACCCCGCCCGGCACCCCGCCCTTCACCGAAGACACCTGGTGCGGCCACCCCGCCACCACCCGCACCGGCCTCACCCTGCACTTCCTCCGCGCCAGCGAACGCTGCGCCATGACCGGCGCCCCCCAGCCCGGCCTCCCGCACGCCCCCGAGATCCTCCGCACCATCGCCACCCACCACGACAACCGCCTCGACGCCCTGGCCGAGGTCACCCACCCCGGCCGCCTCTCGGTCGGCGACGAGCTACGCCTGGTCTGA
- the mqnP gene encoding menaquinone biosynthesis prenyltransferase MqnP yields the protein MSTAAAVTPGPAKAFLRLVMIEHSVFALPFAYIAALTAMYLDDKRVHWAQLLIVTVCMVGLRTFAMAANRIIDREIDARNPRTAGRELVTGAVSLRTAYVGSAIALLVFLGAAALLNPLCLALAPVAVVPMVVYPYGKRFTDFPHAILGVAQAMGPIGAWLAVTGSWSWEAVVLGLAVGVWIGGFDLIFGCQDVAADRAEGVRSVPARFGIAGALYGARVCHVITTGLLVWYGVLTGAGAAFWVGIAVVVGAFLYEHSIVKPGDLSRLNRAFFTTNGFVGVSLFLCTLLDLVIRGLGV from the coding sequence GTGAGCACCGCTGCCGCCGTCACCCCGGGCCCGGCCAAGGCCTTCCTCAGACTCGTCATGATCGAGCACTCGGTCTTCGCCCTCCCCTTCGCGTACATCGCCGCGCTGACCGCGATGTACCTGGACGACAAGCGGGTGCACTGGGCCCAGCTGCTGATCGTCACCGTCTGCATGGTCGGCCTGCGCACCTTCGCGATGGCCGCCAACCGGATCATCGACCGCGAGATCGACGCCCGGAACCCGCGCACCGCCGGCCGCGAGCTGGTCACCGGCGCGGTCTCGCTGCGCACCGCGTACGTCGGCTCGGCGATCGCCCTGCTGGTCTTCCTCGGGGCCGCCGCGCTGCTCAACCCGCTCTGCCTGGCGCTGGCGCCGGTCGCGGTGGTGCCGATGGTGGTCTACCCGTACGGCAAGCGCTTCACCGACTTCCCGCACGCGATCCTGGGCGTGGCCCAGGCGATGGGCCCGATCGGGGCCTGGCTGGCCGTCACCGGCAGCTGGTCCTGGGAGGCCGTGGTGCTCGGTCTGGCGGTCGGCGTCTGGATCGGCGGCTTCGACCTGATCTTCGGCTGCCAGGACGTGGCGGCCGACCGCGCCGAGGGCGTCCGCTCGGTGCCGGCCCGGTTCGGCATCGCCGGGGCGCTGTACGGCGCCCGGGTCTGCCACGTGATCACCACCGGGCTGCTGGTCTGGTACGGCGTCCTCACCGGGGCCGGTGCGGCCTTCTGGGTGGGCATCGCCGTGGTGGTCGGGGCCTTCCTCTACGAGCACTCGATCGTCAAGCCCGGCGACCTCTCCCGGCTCAACCGGGCCTTCTTCACCACCAACGGCTTCGTCGGGGTCTCGCTCTTCCTCTGCACGCTGCTCGACCTGGTGATCCGCGGCCTGGGAGTCTGA
- a CDS encoding ParB N-terminal domain-containing protein, with the protein MNILVADLGTAGSARDSLDDLEPLSASILKKGIKEPILVDADMTILSGHRRRAACAALGLESVPCLRAEDVVEASAVLQEHTLATTAECIVPMTVMERLRLAIRLHALPRPADIPQKDFSYDAYTGPAVGMPSRSYWRIRSTFFKTRLGDSDPTGESQRAQQVLDLMLDAVDFDFAGRSSAKMIEDLHNILLHGGDIPISLDHIAVKVKKAAPYLPTLPRERQAGSSGATSTRRSAAEIRRAVDTISGACVGIARFTEIGPLSKTERTYLRREIRDARHVLLKLDELIKGAEIA; encoded by the coding sequence ATGAATATTCTGGTCGCCGACCTGGGAACGGCCGGGTCGGCGCGGGATTCACTGGATGACCTGGAGCCACTTTCAGCATCGATCTTAAAGAAAGGCATCAAGGAGCCCATCCTGGTGGATGCGGACATGACGATCCTGAGCGGCCACCGGCGCCGGGCGGCATGTGCGGCACTGGGCCTGGAGTCCGTCCCCTGCTTGAGAGCCGAGGATGTCGTCGAGGCATCAGCCGTGCTACAGGAGCACACGCTCGCAACGACCGCCGAATGCATCGTCCCGATGACAGTCATGGAACGCCTGCGATTGGCCATCAGGCTGCACGCGTTGCCACGACCGGCGGACATCCCGCAAAAGGATTTCTCGTACGACGCCTACACGGGCCCCGCAGTGGGAATGCCCTCCCGCTCGTACTGGAGAATTCGGTCGACCTTCTTCAAGACCCGCCTGGGCGACTCCGACCCGACCGGGGAGAGCCAGCGCGCGCAGCAGGTGCTCGATCTGATGCTGGACGCCGTCGACTTCGATTTCGCCGGCCGATCGTCGGCCAAGATGATCGAGGATCTGCACAACATCTTGCTTCACGGTGGCGACATCCCCATCTCGCTCGACCATATTGCCGTCAAGGTCAAGAAGGCTGCGCCCTACCTGCCGACGCTCCCACGTGAGCGGCAGGCCGGCTCTTCCGGCGCCACCTCCACAAGGCGGTCGGCGGCCGAGATCAGGCGGGCAGTGGACACGATCTCCGGCGCCTGTGTCGGAATCGCCCGCTTCACCGAGATCGGACCACTGTCCAAGACCGAACGCACCTACCTACGGCGCGAGATCCGGGACGCACGACACGTCCTGCTGAAGCTCGATGAGCTGATCAAGGGAGCAGAGATTGCCTGA
- a CDS encoding VOC family protein, whose translation MIGRLQCVVLDCHYPAGLAHFYAALLGGEVDRPDPRWSLDTEWSTVHAPGGLVLGFQRVEDFRPPRWPDPAHPQQLHLDLEVDDLDAAEARVLELGAVRKDAETDFRVYVDPAGHPFCLVRAR comes from the coding sequence GTGATCGGCAGACTGCAGTGCGTGGTTCTCGACTGTCACTACCCGGCGGGGCTGGCGCACTTCTACGCCGCCCTGCTCGGGGGCGAGGTGGACCGGCCCGACCCGCGCTGGTCGCTGGACACCGAATGGTCCACGGTGCACGCGCCCGGCGGCCTGGTGCTCGGCTTCCAGCGGGTCGAGGACTTCCGCCCGCCGCGCTGGCCCGACCCGGCGCACCCGCAGCAGCTCCACCTCGACCTGGAGGTGGACGACCTGGACGCGGCGGAGGCGCGGGTACTGGAGCTCGGGGCCGTCCGCAAGGACGCGGAGACCGACTTCCGGGTCTACGTGGACCCGGCGGGCCACCCGTTCTGCCTGGTCAGGGCCCGGTAG
- a CDS encoding RNA polymerase sigma factor, whose protein sequence is MTEPSAAVEAVFRIESPKIIAVVTRTVRDVGIAEELAQDALVAALEQWPRDGVPANPAGWLMSTAKHRAVDLVRRKETYARKLAEVGRTLVEAVPPPEPADPESIDDDLLRLIFTACHPVLSTEGRIALTLRLLGGLTTEEIARACLAAEPTVAQRIVRAKRALAKADVPYEVPYGADRAARLSSVLEVIYLIFNEGYSATAGDDWLRPALCEDALRLARVLAGLMPAEAEVHGLAALLEIQASRASARTGPDGEPVLLADQDRTRWDRLLVHRGYAALARATALGAPLGPYGLQAAIAACHARAVTYQDTDWPTILALYDRLAALTPSPVVALNRAVAVSMTEGPAAALALVDALAPALAGYHLLPSLRADLLTRLDRPAEARVELERAAALAGNARERQLLLRRAAELGSDQA, encoded by the coding sequence GTGACGGAGCCAAGCGCAGCAGTCGAAGCCGTGTTCAGGATCGAGTCGCCGAAGATCATCGCGGTGGTCACCCGGACCGTCCGGGATGTCGGGATCGCCGAGGAGCTGGCGCAGGACGCGCTGGTCGCGGCCCTGGAGCAGTGGCCGCGCGACGGGGTGCCGGCCAACCCGGCCGGCTGGCTGATGAGCACGGCCAAGCACCGGGCCGTCGACCTGGTCCGCCGCAAGGAGACCTACGCCCGCAAGCTGGCCGAGGTCGGCCGCACCCTCGTCGAGGCGGTGCCGCCCCCGGAGCCCGCCGACCCCGAGTCCATCGACGACGACCTGCTCCGGCTGATCTTCACGGCCTGCCACCCGGTGCTCTCCACCGAGGGCCGGATCGCCCTGACGCTCCGGCTGCTCGGCGGCCTGACCACCGAGGAGATCGCCCGGGCCTGCCTGGCCGCCGAGCCGACGGTGGCCCAGCGGATCGTCCGGGCCAAGCGGGCCCTGGCCAAGGCCGACGTGCCGTACGAGGTGCCGTACGGGGCCGACCGGGCGGCCCGGCTCTCCTCCGTCCTGGAGGTCATCTACCTGATCTTCAACGAGGGGTACTCGGCCACCGCCGGGGACGACTGGCTGCGGCCCGCGCTCTGCGAGGACGCGCTGCGGCTGGCCCGGGTGCTGGCCGGCCTGATGCCGGCCGAGGCCGAGGTGCACGGCCTGGCCGCCCTGCTCGAGATCCAGGCGTCCAGGGCCTCGGCCCGCACCGGCCCCGACGGCGAGCCGGTGCTGCTCGCCGACCAGGACCGCACCCGCTGGGACCGCCTGCTCGTCCACCGCGGCTACGCCGCCCTGGCCCGCGCCACCGCCCTCGGCGCGCCGCTCGGCCCGTACGGGCTGCAGGCCGCCATCGCCGCCTGCCACGCCCGGGCCGTCACCTACCAGGACACCGACTGGCCCACCATCCTCGCGCTCTACGACCGCCTCGCGGCCCTCACCCCGTCCCCCGTGGTCGCCCTCAACCGCGCCGTGGCCGTCTCGATGACCGAGGGCCCGGCCGCCGCCCTCGCTCTGGTCGACGCCCTGGCCCCGGCCCTGGCGGGCTACCACCTGCTGCCGAGCCTGCGCGCCGACCTCCTCACCCGGCTCGACCGCCCCGCCGAGGCCCGCGTCGAACTCGAACGCGCCGCGGCCCTGGCCGGCAACGCCCGCGAGCGGCAGTTGCTGCTGCGGCGGGCGGCGGAGCTGGGGTCAGACCAGGCGTAG
- a CDS encoding UbiX family flavin prenyltransferase — translation MDSEQTTPPHPRRPWVVGVSGASGTPYAASVIRALLAAGEAVDLVVSRAARLTILDETGISFRDGHWEQDLREWIGATDLSGVRYWPAGDFAAGPSSGSYPAKGMLIVPASTGSVAGVALGLSKDLLQRVASVTLKERRPLVVCVRETPLNGVTLKHLVELDAQGAVVLPASPGFYAGGSTARELVDFVAGRVLDAVGVPHALYRRWEGELGAGGKVA, via the coding sequence ATGGACAGCGAACAGACCACACCCCCACACCCCCGCCGGCCCTGGGTGGTCGGGGTCTCCGGGGCGTCGGGGACCCCGTACGCGGCCTCGGTCATCCGTGCCCTGCTGGCGGCGGGGGAGGCGGTGGACCTGGTGGTCAGCCGGGCCGCGCGGCTGACCATCCTGGACGAGACCGGGATCTCCTTCCGGGACGGGCACTGGGAGCAGGACCTCCGGGAGTGGATCGGGGCCACCGACCTGAGCGGCGTCCGCTACTGGCCGGCCGGCGACTTCGCGGCCGGCCCCTCCAGCGGCTCGTACCCGGCGAAGGGGATGCTGATCGTGCCGGCCAGCACCGGCTCGGTGGCCGGGGTGGCGCTGGGCCTGAGCAAGGACCTGCTGCAGCGGGTGGCCAGCGTCACGCTCAAGGAGCGGCGCCCGCTGGTGGTGTGCGTCCGCGAGACCCCCCTCAATGGGGTGACGTTGAAGCACCTGGTCGAGCTGGACGCGCAGGGCGCGGTGGTGCTCCCGGCCTCGCCCGGGTTCTACGCGGGGGGCTCGACCGCCCGCGAGCTGGTGGACTTCGTGGCCGGGCGGGTGCTGGACGCGGTCGGGGTGCCGCACGCTCTGTACCGGCGCTGGGAGGGCGAGTTGGGCGCGGGAGGCAAGGTCGCGTAA
- a CDS encoding Lrp/AsnC family transcriptional regulator, producing MDTVDRQLIQALRENGRASYAELGRLVGLSGPSVTDRINRLEQAGVITGYRATVNPATLGFGVTALIGLQLTDAADHEDVAHRLKELGEVEDCWFIAGDDSYMLKVRVSNVEGLESVVKRLSGTKGVARTRTTVVLSTKWENRVSDLPTAEGE from the coding sequence ATGGACACGGTGGACAGGCAGCTCATCCAGGCGCTGAGGGAGAACGGGCGCGCGTCGTACGCCGAACTCGGCCGCCTCGTCGGGTTGTCGGGCCCCAGCGTCACGGACCGGATCAACCGGTTGGAGCAGGCCGGGGTGATCACCGGCTACCGCGCGACGGTCAACCCGGCCACGCTCGGCTTCGGCGTCACCGCCCTGATCGGCCTTCAGCTGACCGACGCGGCCGACCACGAGGACGTCGCGCACCGGCTCAAGGAGCTCGGGGAGGTCGAGGATTGCTGGTTCATCGCGGGCGACGACTCGTACATGCTCAAGGTGCGGGTCTCCAACGTCGAGGGCCTGGAGTCGGTGGTCAAGCGGCTCTCCGGCACCAAGGGCGTGGCCCGCACCCGCACCACGGTCGTCCTCTCCACCAAGTGGGAGAACCGAGTGAGCGACCTTCCGACGGCCGAAGGGGAGTGA
- a CDS encoding DUF6551 family protein — translation MVKTDGRVNTRPVDRSWVARKLREGFDPERIGVPSVSARLDGTYVWLDGQNRGALCRAAGHDEKAVNMKVFRGLSLEQEAELFLGLNDNRRVAPIYRFMAEYTAGRPEAVEIVGIATDQGWTISDGGAPNAIHAVAALSTVYRSSAETPGTTLRDVLRIVSESWGYSPEGVNAHLLLGLASVLNGETEAEIDHATLIRKLAAHGGGPSSILGKGRGLRDAMGCKVTEGVDQVIRGIYNSGRRGRSSRLETWNSRGSRRDPGQEKP, via the coding sequence ATGGTCAAGACCGACGGGAGGGTGAACACCAGACCGGTCGACCGCTCCTGGGTCGCCCGGAAGCTCCGGGAGGGATTCGATCCGGAGCGGATCGGAGTCCCGAGTGTCTCGGCACGCCTGGACGGCACCTACGTCTGGTTGGACGGCCAGAACCGTGGCGCTCTCTGCCGAGCCGCAGGGCATGACGAAAAAGCCGTCAACATGAAAGTGTTCCGCGGCTTGAGCCTGGAGCAGGAAGCCGAGTTATTCCTGGGCCTCAACGACAACCGGCGCGTCGCGCCCATCTACCGGTTCATGGCCGAGTACACCGCAGGCCGGCCGGAGGCGGTGGAGATCGTCGGCATCGCGACCGACCAGGGGTGGACGATCTCCGACGGTGGGGCCCCCAATGCCATTCACGCCGTCGCCGCCCTCTCGACCGTCTACCGGTCAAGCGCCGAAACCCCGGGCACGACCCTACGAGATGTCCTCAGGATCGTGTCGGAGTCCTGGGGGTACTCCCCTGAGGGGGTGAACGCACACTTGCTGCTCGGGCTGGCATCGGTCCTGAACGGCGAGACGGAGGCGGAGATCGACCACGCCACCCTGATCCGGAAGCTGGCGGCCCACGGCGGTGGACCGTCCAGCATCCTCGGCAAGGGACGCGGGCTGCGCGACGCCATGGGCTGCAAGGTGACCGAAGGCGTCGATCAAGTCATCAGGGGGATTTACAACTCCGGCAGGCGAGGGCGCTCCTCCCGGCTGGAGACGTGGAACTCCCGCGGTTCGCGCCGGGATCCCGGCCAGGAGAAGCCCTGA
- a CDS encoding threonine/serine dehydratase yields MALIGVEELRAAQRRIAGVAVRTPLLPCPWAADGKRRLWLKPESLQPTGAFKLRGAYNRLAALSEAERARGVVAQSSGNHAQAVAYAAGLLGIKAVIVMPSTSPATKVEATRAYGAEVILVPPAERDVLPAQLAAEQGYVWVPPYDDPYVIAGQGTVGLEIGEDAPDELDTVLVPVSGGGLISGTAAALKLTCPGVRVIGVEPELAADARASLRAGERISWPVADTYRTIADGLRTTSVGELPFQHLLAYVDDIVTVSEQEIRDTVAVLARRGRLVAEPSGAVATAAYLHRGEELDGRCFAAVVSGGNLAPELLAELLAG; encoded by the coding sequence TTGGCACTGATCGGTGTCGAGGAACTGCGCGCGGCCCAGCGGCGGATCGCCGGGGTCGCGGTACGGACGCCGCTGCTGCCCTGCCCCTGGGCGGCGGACGGCAAGCGGCGGCTCTGGCTCAAGCCGGAGAGCCTGCAACCGACCGGGGCCTTCAAACTGCGCGGCGCCTACAACCGGCTGGCCGCGCTGAGCGAGGCCGAGCGGGCCCGGGGCGTGGTGGCGCAGTCCAGCGGCAACCACGCCCAGGCGGTGGCATACGCCGCCGGGCTGCTCGGCATCAAGGCCGTGATCGTGATGCCGAGCACCTCCCCGGCGACGAAGGTCGAGGCCACCCGGGCCTACGGCGCCGAGGTGATCCTGGTGCCCCCGGCCGAGCGGGACGTGCTGCCGGCCCAGCTGGCCGCCGAGCAGGGGTACGTCTGGGTGCCGCCCTACGACGACCCGTACGTGATCGCCGGTCAGGGCACCGTCGGCCTGGAGATCGGCGAGGACGCGCCGGACGAGCTGGACACCGTGCTGGTGCCGGTCAGCGGCGGCGGGCTGATCTCCGGCACGGCCGCCGCGCTCAAGCTGACCTGCCCGGGCGTGCGGGTGATCGGGGTCGAGCCCGAGCTGGCCGCCGACGCCCGGGCCAGCCTGCGGGCCGGCGAGCGGATCAGCTGGCCGGTGGCCGACACCTACCGGACCATCGCCGACGGGCTGCGCACCACCTCGGTGGGCGAGCTGCCCTTCCAGCACCTGCTGGCCTACGTGGACGACATCGTCACCGTCTCCGAGCAGGAGATCCGCGACACCGTCGCCGTGCTGGCCCGGCGCGGGCGGCTGGTGGCCGAGCCCTCCGGGGCGGTGGCCACGGCCGCGTACCTGCACCGGGGCGAGGAGCTGGACGGCCGCTGCTTCGCCGCGGTGGTCAGCGGCGGCAACCTGGCGCCGGAGCTGCTGGCGGAGCTGCTCGCCGGGTAG